In one window of Thermus aquaticus DNA:
- a CDS encoding uroporphyrinogen-III synthase, which translates to MVLLTRGKDRALLERLAALGIEAAEVALLEQVDLPALALLPERLQRADWVAVTSKEGARRLLLAWERAKRPPLRVAAVGEGTAEVLKEGGLSPAFVPGRATAKDLAEGFPEAQRVLFVAGDLAGEDLERGLLARGIAVERLPVYATRERALSPEEVALLERAQVAAFFSPSGARAFARWTDRRPRAACIGPSTAEEARRLGFAVWEAEAPGLEGLFRAILEALSH; encoded by the coding sequence GTGGTGCTCCTCACGAGGGGGAAAGATAGGGCGCTTTTGGAAAGGCTCGCCGCCTTGGGGATAGAGGCGGCGGAGGTGGCCCTTTTGGAGCAGGTGGACCTGCCCGCTTTGGCCCTTCTTCCCGAGAGGCTCCAAAGGGCGGACTGGGTGGCCGTGACCTCCAAAGAGGGGGCTAGGCGCCTCCTCCTGGCCTGGGAGCGGGCGAAAAGGCCTCCCCTCAGGGTGGCGGCCGTGGGGGAGGGGACGGCGGAGGTCCTCAAAGAGGGGGGGCTTTCCCCGGCCTTCGTCCCGGGGAGGGCCACGGCCAAGGACCTGGCCGAGGGCTTTCCCGAGGCCCAAAGGGTCCTCTTTGTGGCCGGGGACCTGGCGGGGGAGGACTTGGAGAGGGGCCTTCTGGCCCGGGGGATCGCGGTGGAGCGCCTTCCCGTCTACGCCACCCGGGAAAGGGCCCTCTCCCCGGAGGAGGTGGCCCTTTTAGAGAGGGCCCAGGTGGCGGCCTTCTTCAGCCCTTCGGGGGCCAGGGCCTTCGCCCGCTGGACGGATCGTCGTCCCAGGGCCGCCTGCATCGGCCCCAGCACCGCGGAGGAGGCCAGGAGGCTCGGCTTTGCCGTCTGGGAGGCCGAGGCCCCGGGCCTGGAGGGCCTCTTTAGGGCCATCCTCGAGGCCCTCTCCCATTGA
- a CDS encoding HAD family hydrolase, which produces MTRALTFDVGNTLILASPRFWLLPFLEERGLKPRGDVRQAALQAFRFYEENHLLARDLESALGLWREFHRRLFAGMGLEAEADRLSRELVANWLNPSFWPLAPGAEETLKALKERGYPLAVVSNWDASLPEILEAVGLRGYFDHLAVSALSGVAKPDPRLFQEALRALGVAPEEALHVGDAEADLLGAQGAGMRALLFDPTGENPEALHRLPAVLDYLP; this is translated from the coding sequence ATGACCCGGGCCCTCACCTTTGACGTGGGCAACACCCTGATCCTGGCAAGCCCCCGCTTCTGGCTTTTGCCCTTTCTGGAGGAGCGGGGCCTAAAGCCCAGGGGGGACGTGCGGCAGGCGGCCCTTCAGGCCTTCCGCTTTTACGAGGAAAACCACCTCCTGGCCCGGGACCTGGAAAGCGCCCTGGGCCTTTGGCGGGAGTTTCACCGGAGGCTCTTCGCCGGGATGGGCCTCGAGGCGGAGGCGGATCGTCTTTCCCGGGAGCTCGTGGCCAACTGGCTGAACCCGTCCTTCTGGCCCCTGGCCCCGGGGGCGGAGGAGACCCTGAAGGCCCTCAAGGAGCGGGGCTACCCCCTGGCCGTGGTCTCCAACTGGGACGCCTCCTTGCCGGAGATCCTCGAGGCCGTGGGCCTGAGGGGCTACTTTGACCACCTGGCGGTGAGCGCCCTTTCCGGGGTGGCCAAGCCCGACCCCAGGCTCTTCCAAGAGGCCCTCAGGGCCCTCGGGGTGGCCCCGGAGGAGGCTTTGCACGTGGGGGACGCCGAGGCCGACCTTCTGGGCGCCCAGGGGGCGGGGATGCGGGCCCTCCTCTTTGACCCCACGGGGGAGAACCCCGAGGCCCTGCACCGCCTCCCCGCCGTGCTAGACTACCTCCCATGA
- a CDS encoding YceI family protein produces the protein MRWWIGILALLVPALAQSFEVVSGEARYRVREQLVQIGITDAVGTTKAVKGEVRLQGGQATGSFTVDLRELKSDQARRDNYLRQNTLETDRFPTASFRPKRVEGLPNPLPQSGKFPVKVVGDLTIRDVTQEVVWEGEVEFSGQEARVLLRTEFPFERFGLVQPRVPILLSVENRIRLEVDLVLRRK, from the coding sequence GTGCGGTGGTGGATAGGAATCCTGGCCCTTCTGGTACCCGCTTTGGCCCAGAGCTTTGAGGTGGTCTCCGGGGAGGCCCGCTACCGGGTCCGGGAGCAGTTGGTGCAGATCGGCATCACCGACGCCGTGGGCACCACCAAGGCCGTGAAGGGCGAGGTGCGCCTCCAGGGAGGCCAGGCCACGGGGAGCTTCACCGTGGACCTCAGGGAGCTAAAGAGCGACCAGGCCCGGCGGGACAACTACCTGCGCCAGAACACCCTGGAGACCGACCGCTTCCCCACGGCCAGCTTCCGCCCCAAGCGGGTGGAGGGGCTTCCCAACCCGCTGCCCCAAAGCGGCAAGTTCCCGGTGAAGGTGGTGGGGGACCTCACCATCCGGGACGTGACCCAGGAGGTGGTCTGGGAGGGGGAGGTGGAGTTTTCCGGCCAGGAGGCGCGGGTCCTCTTGCGCACCGAGTTCCCCTTTGAGAGGTTCGGCCTGGTCCAGCCCCGGGTGCCCATCCTCCTCAGCGTGGAAAACCGCATCCGGCTGGAGGTGGACCTGGTCTTGAGGCGGAAATGA
- a CDS encoding carboxymuconolactone decarboxylase family protein gives MSVREAIWGEKRAAIEKSLEEVDPDLFRYIRDFAYEEVLARPGLDLKTRELLAITALIALGSPKELATHLEGALRVGATEGEVRETILQSALFLGFPRALAAMKLFHAVLKGRGAPHEGER, from the coding sequence ATGAGCGTCCGGGAGGCCATCTGGGGGGAGAAGCGGGCGGCCATAGAGAAGAGCCTCGAGGAGGTGGACCCCGACCTCTTCCGCTACATCCGCGACTTCGCCTACGAGGAGGTCCTGGCGAGGCCGGGTCTGGACCTGAAGACCAGGGAGCTTCTCGCCATCACCGCCCTCATTGCCCTGGGAAGCCCCAAGGAGCTCGCCACCCACCTGGAGGGGGCCCTCAGGGTGGGTGCCACGGAAGGGGAGGTGCGGGAGACCATTTTGCAGTCCGCCCTCTTCCTGGGCTTCCCCCGGGCCCTGGCGGCCATGAAGCTCTTTCACGCTGTGCTCAAGGGCCGTGGTGCTCCTCACGAGGGGGAAAGATAG